A genomic region of Brienomyrus brachyistius isolate T26 chromosome 6, BBRACH_0.4, whole genome shotgun sequence contains the following coding sequences:
- the tmem269 gene encoding transmembrane protein 269 isoform X2, whose amino-acid sequence MGMSSILCSLNGHQYAACWLVLIGYLLDLADGAVARRLDACSALGAKLDDFADFTTFGIATALLLRTHDLMDNILCMCYVLSVFVRLCFFSSGIPFMYRGLPCIYSSAILSCTCLLWGGNVMVLRVTAVAMIVFMVSQTFYPHDRILESQAWKKVVYAGGVAMVFCSSFPSASVYYLLWSVSYILFPTTLWSCKV is encoded by the exons ATGGGAATGAGCTCCATCCTCTGTAGCCTCAACGG CCACCAAtatgctgcatgctggctggttctgattggttatctgctGGACTTGGCCGACGGAGCAGTTGCTAGGCGACTGGATGCCTGCTCAGCACTAG GTGCCAAGCTGGATGACTTTGCCGATTTTACCACGTTCGGCATCGCCACGGCCTTGCTGCTGAGGACGCACGACTTGATGGACAACATCCTCTGCATGTGTTATGTACTGTCGGTGTTCGTTCGCCTCTGCTTCTTCTCCAGCG GGATTCCGTTCATGTACCGTGGCCTCCCCTGCATCTACTCTTCTGCTATCCTGTCCTGCACCTGCCTGCTGTGGGGGGGCAACGTGATGGTGCTGCGGGTCACTGCCGTGGCCATGATCGTCTTTATGGTCAGCCAGACCTTCTACCCCCATGACAGGATCCTGGAGTCCCAGGCCTGGAAGAAGGTGGTCTATGCTGGAG GAGTGGCAATGGTGTTCTGTTCCTCTTTCCCTTCCGCAAGTGTTTACTACCTGCTGTGGTCAGTGTCTTATATTCTGTTTCCGACGACACTGTGGAGCTGTAAGGTGTGA
- the tmem269 gene encoding transmembrane protein 269 isoform X1, whose product MFMLMPLSDLFQRAKEVSLIEQAGRVQLKEFVRKNAANTLSVTNLVMGMSSILCSLNGHQYAACWLVLIGYLLDLADGAVARRLDACSALGAKLDDFADFTTFGIATALLLRTHDLMDNILCMCYVLSVFVRLCFFSSGIPFMYRGLPCIYSSAILSCTCLLWGGNVMVLRVTAVAMIVFMVSQTFYPHDRILESQAWKKVVYAGGVAMVFCSSFPSASVYYLLWSVSYILFPTTLWSCKV is encoded by the exons ATGTTCATGCTGATGCCCCTCTCTG ATCTCTTCCAGCGCGCTAAGGAAGTCTCCCTGATCGAGCAGGCCGGCCGAGTCCAGCTGAAGGAGTTTGTCCGGAAGAATGCTGCCAATACCCTGTCTGTGACCAACTTGGTCATGGGAATGAGCTCCATCCTCTGTAGCCTCAACGG CCACCAAtatgctgcatgctggctggttctgattggttatctgctGGACTTGGCCGACGGAGCAGTTGCTAGGCGACTGGATGCCTGCTCAGCACTAG GTGCCAAGCTGGATGACTTTGCCGATTTTACCACGTTCGGCATCGCCACGGCCTTGCTGCTGAGGACGCACGACTTGATGGACAACATCCTCTGCATGTGTTATGTACTGTCGGTGTTCGTTCGCCTCTGCTTCTTCTCCAGCG GGATTCCGTTCATGTACCGTGGCCTCCCCTGCATCTACTCTTCTGCTATCCTGTCCTGCACCTGCCTGCTGTGGGGGGGCAACGTGATGGTGCTGCGGGTCACTGCCGTGGCCATGATCGTCTTTATGGTCAGCCAGACCTTCTACCCCCATGACAGGATCCTGGAGTCCCAGGCCTGGAAGAAGGTGGTCTATGCTGGAG GAGTGGCAATGGTGTTCTGTTCCTCTTTCCCTTCCGCAAGTGTTTACTACCTGCTGTGGTCAGTGTCTTATATTCTGTTTCCGACGACACTGTGGAGCTGTAAGGTGTGA